In a single window of the Subtercola sp. PAMC28395 genome:
- a CDS encoding sugar phosphate isomerase/epimerase, which translates to MTLNKLGVHALVFSGGTTPSEVDYAIAQTKAAGYDILELSLHDAQNLDAPAARAALEEAGLDVVCSRGLAFDADVSSEDLEVVARGAALLQSSLQVTHDLGGTILTGALYSAFGNFGRALTPAGRSNAVSVLKDLAVEAQGKGMTLGLEICNRYETNVINTAAQALALADDIGEDNVMIHLDSYHMNIEEDDFVRPFQLVGDRLGYVHIGENHRGYLGSGHIDFTSFFHAMADIDYTGGITFESFSSTVVSPTLSNDLSIWRNLWNDGPALARHAHSFITNALEGTRVYS; encoded by the coding sequence ATGACGCTCAACAAACTCGGTGTGCACGCACTCGTCTTCTCCGGCGGCACGACTCCCTCTGAAGTCGACTACGCCATCGCCCAGACGAAGGCGGCCGGCTACGACATCCTCGAGCTCTCGCTGCACGACGCGCAGAACCTCGACGCACCCGCAGCGCGGGCCGCCCTCGAGGAAGCAGGGCTCGACGTGGTCTGCTCGCGCGGCCTCGCCTTCGACGCCGATGTCTCGAGCGAAGACCTCGAGGTCGTCGCGCGCGGTGCCGCACTTCTGCAGTCGTCGCTGCAGGTGACGCACGACCTCGGTGGCACCATTCTGACCGGTGCGCTCTACAGTGCATTCGGCAACTTCGGCCGCGCACTCACCCCGGCGGGTCGCTCGAACGCCGTCTCGGTGCTCAAAGATCTCGCGGTCGAGGCACAGGGCAAGGGCATGACGCTCGGGCTCGAGATCTGCAACCGTTACGAGACGAACGTCATCAACACCGCAGCCCAGGCGCTCGCGCTCGCCGACGACATCGGCGAAGACAACGTCATGATCCACCTCGACAGCTACCACATGAACATCGAAGAAGACGACTTCGTGCGTCCGTTCCAGCTCGTCGGTGACCGCCTCGGCTACGTGCACATCGGCGAGAACCACCGCGGCTACCTCGGCAGCGGCCACATCGACTTCACGTCGTTCTTCCACGCCATGGCCGACATCGACTACACCGGTGGAATCACCTTCGAGTCGTTCTCCTCGACCGTCGTCTCGCCGACCCTCTCGAACGATCTGTCGATCTGGCGTAACCTGTGGAATGACGGACCCGCGCTGGCCCGCCACGCACACTCGTTCATCACGAACGCCCTCGAAGGAACCCGTGTCTACTCCTGA
- a CDS encoding sugar phosphate isomerase/epimerase, translating to MPANPIGIHAGLWVGDWSPASATYAISESAKAGFDLIEIPAGDAPNIDVALTAKLLADHGLTGVYSLALPASADINDEDDSVVARGERMLEAAVTLARDTGSRYVGGVTYSKMGQYDHPFTARSRANSQAVLGRVAEKAKAAGVTIGLEFVNRYESNLLNTAQQTVDFIREIGADNLAVHIDTFHVNTEEPDQVTPVRVAGPLLAYIHAGENHRGYLGSGSIDWPALFKALNESNFTGPITFESFSGAVLDPELSHTLGLWRNPWVDPAAVARHAHDFIATQLAAAAATSSFSIAPATELAH from the coding sequence GTGCCAGCAAACCCGATCGGCATCCACGCCGGCCTCTGGGTCGGCGACTGGTCGCCCGCCTCGGCCACCTACGCCATCAGCGAGAGCGCCAAGGCCGGCTTCGACCTCATCGAGATCCCGGCCGGCGACGCCCCGAACATCGACGTCGCCCTGACCGCGAAACTCCTCGCCGACCACGGGCTCACGGGCGTCTACTCCCTCGCGCTGCCTGCCAGTGCCGACATCAACGATGAAGACGACTCCGTCGTCGCCAGAGGCGAGCGGATGCTCGAAGCCGCCGTGACCCTGGCCCGTGACACTGGCTCGAGGTATGTCGGCGGGGTCACGTATTCGAAGATGGGGCAGTACGATCATCCATTCACGGCTCGCTCACGGGCGAATTCGCAGGCTGTACTCGGCCGGGTGGCCGAGAAGGCGAAGGCCGCAGGCGTCACGATCGGTCTCGAGTTCGTGAACCGGTATGAGTCGAACCTGCTGAACACGGCGCAACAGACGGTCGATTTCATTCGCGAGATCGGTGCAGACAACCTTGCTGTGCACATCGACACCTTTCATGTGAACACCGAGGAGCCAGACCAGGTCACTCCGGTTCGCGTCGCAGGCCCGCTGCTCGCCTACATCCACGCCGGTGAGAACCACCGTGGGTACCTCGGCTCGGGCAGCATCGACTGGCCTGCGCTCTTCAAGGCGCTGAACGAGTCGAACTTCACGGGGCCGATCACCTTCGAGTCGTTCTCGGGCGCGGTGCTCGATCCGGAGCTCTCGCACACGCTCGGCCTGTGGAGGAACCCCTGGGTCGACCCCGCGGCCGTGGCACGCCACGCTCACGACTTCATTGCCACGCAGCTCGCGGCGGCAGCGGCCACATCATCGTTCTCGATTGCTCCGGCGACCGAGCTCGCGCACTGA
- a CDS encoding ATP-binding cassette domain-containing protein: MTDTNVQAALPVDPHSPDVILSAQGITKSFGGVRALKGASIELLRGEITALIGDNGAGKSTLVRCLSGIHRPDGGTITLDGAEVSFSTPNEARKLGIETVQQNLALVEDLTVWQNFFLGRELTHGFGPFRTLNRKQMKATASDLLANLAVNSPPVASKVRRLSGGQRQALAIARAAGWGSKIVIMDEPTAALGVQETEKVEQTIRTLRDSGVAVLLISHNFDQVMRLSNHVWVMRGGLAVAGRRTAETDADELVSLITGAKSA, from the coding sequence ATGACCGACACCAACGTCCAGGCCGCACTCCCGGTCGACCCGCACTCACCCGATGTCATTCTCTCTGCCCAGGGCATCACCAAGTCATTCGGTGGTGTGCGAGCGCTGAAGGGCGCCTCCATCGAGCTGCTGCGCGGCGAGATCACCGCACTCATCGGCGACAACGGCGCCGGCAAGTCGACGCTGGTGCGCTGCCTCTCCGGCATCCACCGGCCCGATGGCGGCACGATCACGCTCGACGGCGCCGAAGTGTCGTTCAGCACGCCGAACGAAGCGCGAAAGCTCGGCATCGAGACCGTGCAGCAGAACCTCGCTCTCGTCGAAGACCTCACGGTCTGGCAGAACTTCTTCCTCGGCCGCGAACTGACTCACGGCTTCGGCCCGTTCCGCACCCTGAACCGCAAGCAGATGAAGGCCACCGCCAGCGACCTGCTCGCCAACCTCGCCGTGAACTCTCCTCCCGTCGCCAGCAAGGTGCGTCGCCTCTCCGGCGGCCAGCGCCAGGCACTCGCCATCGCGAGGGCTGCCGGGTGGGGCAGCAAGATCGTCATCATGGACGAGCCGACCGCGGCCCTCGGCGTGCAGGAGACGGAGAAGGTCGAACAGACCATTCGCACGCTGCGGGACTCGGGTGTGGCGGTGTTGCTCATCAGCCACAACTTCGACCAGGTCATGCGCCTCTCGAACCACGTGTGGGTCATGCGCGGAGGGCTGGCTGTCGCCGGTCGCCGCACCGCAGAGACCGATGCCGACGAGCTCGTGTCGCTCATCACAGGAGCGAAGTCCGCGTAG
- a CDS encoding ABC transporter permease has protein sequence MSTATHTQAAPPRPARALLGQARNVSFWAEYAAPIGLVALVIVFSILSPTFLTAGNIKAMLVAAAILVILAVAQSFVITTGGIDLSISATMTFGAVGFGVAWSAGAGIVISILAALVAAGIIGVINGLLIAKGKVTDFIVTLGTLSVATGLALIISNGKPITVNSPELLKFTTGSIGVFGYPVILAAVIAALGWFVMFRTRFGLHVQAVGGNEESSVANGIAAPRVRMAVYIICSLLAGIGAILLVARVGAAEPSINTSYLLNSIAAVVLGGVSLTGGKGSIVGPVIGALLLTALTNGLTLLGVSQFYQPLAVGIVVVLAALLTRFQKK, from the coding sequence GTGAGTACTGCAACACACACCCAGGCGGCACCGCCCAGACCAGCCAGAGCGCTGCTCGGCCAGGCGCGCAACGTCAGTTTCTGGGCCGAATACGCGGCTCCCATCGGGCTGGTCGCCCTGGTGATCGTCTTCTCGATTCTCTCGCCGACGTTCCTGACGGCCGGCAACATCAAGGCCATGCTGGTGGCCGCCGCGATCCTCGTGATCCTGGCGGTCGCCCAGTCCTTCGTCATCACCACCGGCGGGATCGACCTGTCGATCTCGGCGACGATGACGTTCGGTGCTGTCGGCTTCGGTGTGGCCTGGTCGGCCGGCGCGGGGATCGTCATCTCGATTCTCGCAGCGCTGGTCGCGGCCGGAATCATCGGTGTGATCAACGGGCTCCTCATCGCCAAGGGCAAGGTGACCGACTTCATCGTGACGCTCGGTACCCTGTCGGTGGCGACGGGGTTGGCGCTCATCATCTCCAACGGCAAGCCCATCACCGTGAACAGCCCTGAACTGTTGAAGTTCACAACAGGGTCGATCGGAGTCTTCGGCTACCCGGTCATCCTGGCCGCCGTCATCGCCGCCCTCGGCTGGTTCGTGATGTTCAGAACACGCTTCGGCCTGCACGTGCAGGCTGTGGGTGGCAACGAGGAGAGCTCGGTGGCCAACGGCATCGCGGCCCCCCGCGTTCGCATGGCCGTCTACATCATCTGTTCGCTGCTCGCCGGAATCGGGGCCATCCTGCTGGTGGCCCGCGTCGGTGCGGCTGAACCGTCGATCAACACCTCCTACCTGCTCAACTCGATCGCCGCTGTTGTCCTCGGCGGGGTGAGCCTGACAGGCGGCAAGGGGTCGATCGTCGGCCCCGTCATCGGTGCACTGCTGCTGACGGCCCTCACCAACGGGCTCACGCTTCTCGGTGTCTCGCAGTTCTACCAGCCCCTCGCCGTGGGCATCGTCGTTGTGCTCGCGGCCCTACTCACGAGGTTCCAGAAGAAATGA
- a CDS encoding substrate-binding domain-containing protein encodes MFSKDATFKRVVGAGVALGALSLVLAGCAGSSSGGSTAAATSTNFAAVIKGLDNPFFQAMGDGITDTAKTNGVSVTVQAAASTDDTTGQAEKLTALAGQDFSCFIVNPISGTNLVQALAPISSAGKTIVNIDSPFDPDAVKTADLKISTYIGTDNNAAGGKAGAFVLSKVPAGSSVALIGGVAGNVTSAARIDGFKAAATGLTVVNEVAADWSRDKALTAATDIIAANPNIAAIFAANDDMGLGVVKAVENAGLTGKIVVVSVDGNKDALESVQAGGLTATVAQYPYAIGTLGVEACQVAAAGKTLPATVESPTALVTTDVAAKAITAFPQPFDTFENPLTALLPTK; translated from the coding sequence ATGTTCAGCAAAGATGCAACATTCAAGCGTGTCGTTGGAGCGGGTGTCGCCCTCGGCGCCCTCTCGCTGGTTCTGGCTGGCTGCGCGGGCAGCAGCTCAGGCGGATCGACCGCAGCGGCGACCTCGACGAACTTCGCCGCGGTGATCAAGGGACTCGACAACCCCTTCTTCCAGGCCATGGGCGACGGGATCACCGACACGGCCAAGACGAACGGCGTCTCTGTGACGGTTCAGGCCGCAGCATCCACCGATGACACCACCGGCCAGGCCGAGAAGCTCACCGCTCTCGCCGGCCAGGACTTCAGCTGCTTCATCGTCAACCCCATCAGCGGTACGAACCTCGTTCAGGCGCTCGCCCCGATCTCCTCTGCCGGCAAGACCATCGTCAACATCGACAGCCCGTTCGACCCCGACGCCGTCAAGACCGCCGACCTCAAGATCTCGACCTACATCGGTACAGACAACAACGCTGCAGGCGGCAAGGCCGGCGCATTCGTCCTCTCCAAGGTCCCCGCTGGCTCCTCCGTAGCGCTCATCGGCGGAGTCGCCGGCAACGTCACCAGTGCCGCCCGCATCGACGGCTTCAAAGCTGCCGCCACCGGCCTGACCGTGGTCAACGAAGTCGCCGCGGACTGGAGCCGTGACAAGGCCCTCACCGCAGCGACCGACATCATCGCCGCCAACCCGAACATCGCCGCGATCTTCGCTGCGAACGACGACATGGGCCTCGGCGTCGTGAAGGCCGTCGAGAATGCCGGCCTCACGGGCAAGATCGTGGTTGTGAGCGTCGACGGCAACAAGGACGCCCTCGAGTCGGTGCAGGCCGGTGGCCTCACGGCGACCGTCGCACAGTACCCGTACGCCATCGGTACCCTCGGTGTCGAGGCCTGCCAGGTAGCGGCGGCCGGCAAGACCCTGCCGGCAACGGTCGAGTCCCCCACGGCTCTCGTCACCACCGACGTCGCAGCGAAGGCGATCACAGCGTTCCCGCAGCCGTTCGACACCTTCGAGAACCCGCTGACCGCCCTGCTTCCCACGAAGTAG
- a CDS encoding ROK family transcriptional regulator has translation MKLVEHGSHISDVLALFRTRGELSRTDVMEISGLSRSTVNQRLTALTAAGFITPVGGGESTGGRPSSRFALNRSRAILLTADVGASGFVAAACDLNGTPIRHVTRAINVWEGPEPVLLEVQAAFTELRQGEEVWGIGIGVPGPVEFAAGWVVNPPIMTGWDHFDIVHWFASKYDATVVVENDANARAVMESRQHGIDNLISLKVGTGIGSGLVFNGQIIRGSEGAAGDVGHTRAAHADDAVPLPCRCGNVGCVEAYAGGWALVRDLEAEGISVENVAGVVELVKNGDIEAVRLVRQAGRVLGDAVAGLVSILNPGMIVLSGQLAECDEVLMSGIRERVYQRSLPLATRNLRIKTSDLGELVGVSGLALITADRIFSAGEIDALIDVTLAS, from the coding sequence GTGAAGCTCGTGGAGCACGGTTCCCACATCAGCGACGTGCTGGCCCTCTTTCGCACCCGCGGCGAGTTGAGCCGCACCGACGTCATGGAGATCTCCGGTCTCTCTCGCTCCACCGTGAACCAGCGCCTCACCGCGTTGACCGCGGCCGGTTTCATCACACCCGTCGGCGGCGGCGAGTCGACCGGCGGCCGGCCATCCTCCCGCTTCGCCCTCAACCGCTCGCGGGCGATCCTGCTGACCGCCGATGTAGGGGCCTCGGGGTTCGTCGCGGCCGCCTGCGACCTGAACGGAACCCCGATCAGGCACGTCACCCGCGCCATCAACGTGTGGGAGGGCCCGGAACCCGTTCTGCTCGAGGTGCAGGCCGCCTTCACCGAGCTTCGCCAGGGCGAGGAGGTCTGGGGCATCGGTATCGGTGTTCCCGGGCCGGTCGAGTTCGCGGCCGGCTGGGTCGTGAACCCGCCGATCATGACCGGATGGGATCACTTCGACATCGTGCACTGGTTCGCGAGCAAGTACGACGCGACCGTGGTCGTCGAGAACGACGCGAATGCCCGCGCCGTGATGGAGTCGAGGCAGCACGGCATCGACAACCTCATCAGCCTCAAGGTGGGCACCGGAATCGGTTCCGGCCTCGTCTTCAACGGCCAGATCATCCGGGGCAGTGAAGGAGCAGCGGGCGACGTCGGCCACACCCGCGCGGCGCACGCCGACGATGCTGTTCCACTCCCCTGCCGGTGCGGCAATGTCGGCTGTGTCGAGGCATATGCGGGCGGCTGGGCGCTCGTTCGCGACCTCGAGGCGGAGGGCATCTCGGTGGAGAACGTCGCCGGGGTCGTCGAGCTCGTGAAGAACGGCGACATCGAGGCTGTCAGGCTCGTGCGGCAGGCCGGACGGGTGTTGGGCGACGCGGTCGCGGGGCTGGTGAGCATTCTCAACCCCGGCATGATCGTGCTGTCTGGCCAGCTGGCGGAGTGCGACGAGGTACTGATGTCGGGCATCCGGGAGCGTGTCTACCAGCGGTCGCTGCCCCTGGCGACGCGCAACCTGCGCATCAAGACCTCTGACCTCGGCGAGCTCGTGGGGGTCTCGGGCCTCGCCCTCATCACCGCCGACCGGATCTTCAGCGCGGGCGAGATCGATGCGCTCATCGACGTGACCCTCGCGAGCTGA
- a CDS encoding GNAT family N-acetyltransferase, translated as MPSRDALPFRFERVDYSDPRAVALRAVMDDELGARYSVDGEPIDALTLTALAVNPSDVRATVLVIDHDGTPIAHAALRMLRGDWEVKRVIVTGDQRGRGIGRALMLELERIASEEGAARLILQTGDRQPEAVALYEKIGFTPIALYEPYATAIPFSLCFEKSLR; from the coding sequence ATGCCTTCACGCGATGCGCTGCCCTTCCGCTTCGAGCGGGTCGACTACTCCGACCCTCGCGCCGTTGCCCTGCGTGCTGTCATGGACGACGAACTCGGAGCACGCTACTCGGTCGATGGTGAACCGATCGACGCGCTGACTCTCACGGCCCTCGCCGTGAACCCGAGCGACGTGCGGGCCACGGTGCTGGTGATCGACCACGACGGCACACCGATCGCCCACGCAGCCCTGCGTATGCTGCGGGGTGACTGGGAGGTCAAGCGCGTCATCGTCACGGGCGATCAGCGAGGCCGCGGCATCGGCAGGGCACTGATGCTCGAACTTGAACGCATCGCCAGCGAGGAGGGCGCAGCGCGCCTCATTCTGCAGACGGGCGACCGCCAACCCGAGGCCGTTGCCCTCTATGAGAAGATCGGCTTCACCCCAATTGCGCTGTACGAACCGTACGCGACAGCGATCCCCTTCTCGCTCTGCTTCGAGAAGAGCCTCCGCTGA
- a CDS encoding phosphatase PAP2 family protein, with amino-acid sequence MRRGDEQVARAVNGHLGHPALDRAGVGLSTFANKGVLWFSIAALLCVTGNRRAAVRGSLSLLAASATANLVVKRMLGGPRPPLDTVRQARRLADHPASPSFPSGHSASAFAFATGVTLELPWMGFVLYPLAAAVAATRLLVGAHWASDVVGGATLGSVVAVAGSAVSKPKR; translated from the coding sequence GTGCGAAGGGGAGACGAGCAGGTCGCGCGTGCGGTGAACGGGCACCTCGGGCATCCGGCGCTCGACCGCGCGGGCGTGGGGCTCTCGACATTCGCCAACAAAGGGGTGCTGTGGTTCAGCATCGCCGCCCTGCTGTGCGTGACCGGTAACCGGCGGGCGGCCGTTCGGGGCAGCCTGTCGCTGCTGGCCGCGAGCGCGACCGCCAACCTGGTGGTCAAACGGATGCTCGGCGGCCCCCGACCCCCGCTCGACACTGTGCGGCAGGCGAGGCGTCTGGCCGATCATCCGGCATCGCCCTCCTTTCCGTCAGGGCACTCGGCCAGTGCCTTCGCGTTCGCCACCGGGGTCACGCTCGAGCTGCCGTGGATGGGGTTCGTGCTGTACCCCCTCGCGGCGGCTGTTGCGGCCACCCGCCTGCTGGTGGGAGCGCATTGGGCTTCGGATGTCGTGGGCGGCGCGACGCTCGGCTCTGTTGTCGCGGTCGCGGGCTCAGCAGTATCGAAGCCGAAACGCTGA
- a CDS encoding CrcB family protein: MSAHGEPEEHGEPAGSLGDAVDDSSGGFAAYEFTTLPVDSDLVDAESGEPAVGDPKLVPASARQAGKPIHLRWHYAGIVIVGGTVGTALRELLSLVVPDLNGVALVILGINVVGAFLLGALLETLSRSGPDEGRRRRLRLLLGTGVLGGFTTYSTLATGTALLLTNGRPTAATLYAVATLLVGAVATFLGIVVAANRHRRRFDPGSGTRAETGSRRGADTSTDNRNRPDTSDTAGGR, from the coding sequence GTGAGCGCACACGGCGAACCCGAGGAGCACGGCGAGCCTGCCGGCTCGCTCGGCGACGCCGTCGATGACTCGTCAGGCGGGTTCGCTGCTTACGAATTCACCACGTTGCCCGTCGACTCCGACCTCGTCGACGCCGAATCGGGCGAACCGGCAGTCGGTGACCCGAAGCTCGTTCCTGCCAGTGCCAGGCAGGCAGGCAAACCGATACACCTGCGGTGGCACTATGCCGGCATCGTCATCGTCGGCGGCACCGTCGGAACGGCCCTTCGCGAGCTGCTCAGCCTGGTCGTGCCCGACCTGAACGGTGTCGCACTGGTGATTCTGGGCATCAACGTCGTCGGCGCGTTCCTTCTCGGCGCACTTCTTGAGACCCTGAGCCGCAGCGGGCCAGACGAAGGGCGACGCCGACGACTCCGGTTGCTGCTCGGCACGGGCGTGCTCGGCGGGTTCACCACCTACAGCACCCTGGCCACCGGCACAGCACTACTGCTGACGAACGGCCGACCGACGGCGGCGACGCTCTATGCCGTGGCGACCCTTCTCGTCGGCGCGGTTGCGACTTTTCTCGGAATCGTTGTCGCTGCGAACCGGCACCGCCGCCGTTTCGACCCGGGTAGCGGCACCCGCGCCGAAACCGGCAGTCGCCGGGGCGCTGACACCAGCACGGACAACCGCAATCGACCCGACACCTCCGACACGGCGGGGGGCCGATGA
- the crcB gene encoding fluoride efflux transporter CrcB encodes MNPLIFALLSLAGGLGAALRFWLDGFVKSRFTGAYPLGTTIINVSGSLILGLITGLTLGNLVPQELFFILGTGLMGGYTTFSTASFETVRLVQQRRWVAALMNGIGMLVLSVLAALLGLTLGHAL; translated from the coding sequence ATGAACCCGTTGATCTTCGCCCTGCTCTCGCTAGCCGGCGGCCTCGGTGCGGCACTGCGATTCTGGCTCGACGGCTTCGTCAAGAGCCGATTCACCGGCGCCTACCCGCTCGGCACGACCATCATCAACGTGTCAGGCTCCCTCATTCTCGGTCTGATCACGGGACTCACGCTGGGCAACCTGGTGCCCCAGGAACTCTTCTTCATCCTCGGCACCGGCCTGATGGGTGGCTACACCACCTTCAGCACAGCCAGCTTCGAGACCGTGCGCCTCGTACAGCAGAGACGCTGGGTGGCCGCCCTCATGAACGGTATCGGGATGCTCGTGCTCTCGGTGCTCGCCGCACTCCTCGGGCTCACCCTCGGCCACGCACTCTGA
- a CDS encoding APC family permease, which translates to MTTSAGPSLARRLGLTDAVFIGLGSMIGAGIFAAFTPAAQAAGAGLLVGLVVAAIVAFCNATSSAQLAAAFPTSGGTYIYGREQLGPWWGFLAGWSFVIGKTASCAAMAITFAAYAAPAGWEKPVALLAVIGLAAVNYRGVTRTAALTRIIVIVVLIVLAIVVAAGFSTGLPAAGAVDSAGLLAHGWYGILQSGGLLFFAFAGYARIATMGEEVRDPARTIPRAITIALSAAVVIYAVIAVVVLGALGPAGVASSTAPLADTVALSGWSWAMPLVRIGAAVASLGALLALIAGIGRTTLAMAREGDVPRWLSAVHPRFAVPHRAEITLAVVVCLLVLTVDLRAAIGFSSFGVLLYYFVANLAALTQASDSRRYPRVLQLLGLAGCTALVVTLPLTAIVVGVGVLAIGVVYRLVVRAAARRREAART; encoded by the coding sequence GTGACAACTTCTGCAGGGCCCTCGCTCGCACGGCGGCTCGGGCTCACCGATGCCGTGTTCATCGGGCTCGGCTCGATGATCGGCGCCGGCATCTTCGCCGCGTTCACTCCCGCGGCACAGGCTGCGGGAGCCGGCCTGCTCGTCGGGCTCGTGGTCGCCGCGATCGTCGCCTTCTGCAACGCGACCTCGTCGGCCCAACTGGCGGCCGCGTTCCCCACCTCCGGCGGAACGTACATCTACGGCCGTGAGCAGCTCGGCCCCTGGTGGGGATTCCTGGCCGGGTGGAGTTTTGTCATAGGCAAGACGGCGAGCTGCGCGGCGATGGCCATCACCTTCGCTGCCTACGCCGCCCCGGCAGGCTGGGAGAAACCCGTCGCCCTGCTCGCCGTGATCGGCCTTGCTGCGGTGAACTACCGCGGGGTGACTCGCACTGCGGCATTGACCCGCATCATCGTTATCGTCGTGCTGATTGTGCTCGCCATCGTTGTGGCAGCCGGGTTCAGCACCGGACTCCCCGCAGCGGGTGCTGTCGACTCCGCCGGCTTACTCGCCCACGGTTGGTACGGAATCCTGCAATCGGGGGGTCTGCTGTTCTTCGCCTTCGCCGGCTACGCCCGAATCGCGACCATGGGCGAGGAGGTACGGGACCCTGCCCGCACCATTCCACGTGCCATCACTATCGCACTCAGCGCAGCCGTTGTGATCTACGCCGTCATCGCGGTCGTCGTTCTCGGCGCGCTCGGCCCGGCCGGTGTCGCCTCGTCGACGGCGCCGCTCGCCGACACCGTCGCGCTGAGCGGATGGTCGTGGGCCATGCCCCTGGTTCGAATCGGCGCGGCAGTAGCGTCGCTCGGTGCCTTGCTCGCGCTCATCGCAGGCATCGGTCGCACCACCTTGGCGATGGCGCGCGAGGGCGATGTTCCGCGATGGCTCTCAGCCGTGCATCCGCGATTCGCCGTGCCGCACCGCGCAGAGATCACGCTAGCCGTCGTCGTGTGTCTTCTGGTGCTCACCGTCGATCTTCGCGCAGCCATCGGTTTCTCGTCGTTCGGCGTGCTCCTCTACTACTTCGTCGCCAATCTGGCCGCGCTGACCCAGGCGAGCGACAGTCGCCGGTATCCGCGCGTGCTTCAGCTGCTGGGCCTGGCCGGATGCACGGCTCTCGTCGTCACGCTTCCACTCACCGCCATCGTGGTCGGCGTCGGTGTGCTGGCGATCGGAGTCGTCTACCGGCTGGTCGTCAGAGCAGCAGCACGTCGGCGTGAAGCGGCGCGCACGTGA
- a CDS encoding S1C family serine protease, with amino-acid sequence MTNSEPATPAEPPAPEVEAGSPASAKWWQSRRLWVTVAGGVVIALVAGFAGGFIATTARVASVCDARAVATDVLPSIVTISIQGAGGGGVGTGEILTSDGYIVTNNHVISDAAQGGTITVMYNSGESDTASLVGRDPVSDLAVLKVTRDQKLPTISIGDSSTVAVGQPVVALGAPLGLSSTVTAGIVSALGRNVTVPSDGDTTTTLAGAIQTDAAINPGNSGGALVSCDGSLVGINTAIASVPNAVGQAGGGSVGIGFAVPVNLANGIVKQLIATGTAVYPWFGVEVSLIPPAVAQRFGVESGLFVESVVRGGPVATAGIQAGDIITRIDGQPAINSDVITRVTLAKRIGDVVDVTYVRNGTEAQTQVTLGTPPTTG; translated from the coding sequence ATGACGAACTCCGAGCCCGCCACCCCTGCTGAGCCGCCTGCGCCTGAAGTCGAAGCAGGAAGCCCCGCCAGCGCGAAGTGGTGGCAGAGCCGCAGGCTCTGGGTGACCGTTGCCGGCGGTGTGGTCATCGCCCTCGTTGCCGGCTTCGCAGGAGGGTTCATTGCCACGACTGCACGAGTTGCCTCGGTCTGCGACGCAAGGGCTGTGGCGACCGATGTTCTTCCGAGTATCGTCACCATCAGCATCCAGGGCGCCGGCGGAGGTGGGGTCGGCACGGGAGAGATTTTGACGAGCGACGGCTACATCGTCACGAACAACCACGTCATCTCCGATGCCGCCCAGGGCGGAACAATCACGGTCATGTACAACAGCGGTGAATCAGATACTGCCTCGCTTGTCGGGCGCGACCCGGTCTCAGATCTGGCTGTACTGAAGGTCACCCGCGACCAGAAGCTGCCGACCATCTCGATCGGAGACTCGTCGACAGTGGCTGTCGGCCAGCCGGTCGTCGCACTCGGCGCGCCCCTCGGCCTGTCAAGCACGGTGACGGCGGGAATCGTGAGTGCGCTGGGGCGCAACGTCACCGTACCGAGCGACGGCGACACCACCACGACGCTCGCGGGAGCGATCCAGACCGATGCCGCGATCAACCCGGGCAACTCGGGCGGTGCGCTCGTGAGCTGCGACGGATCTCTCGTGGGCATCAACACCGCCATCGCTTCGGTGCCGAACGCGGTCGGCCAGGCCGGAGGCGGCAGCGTCGGCATCGGGTTCGCCGTGCCGGTGAACCTCGCGAACGGCATCGTCAAGCAGCTCATAGCGACGGGAACCGCGGTGTACCCGTGGTTCGGAGTCGAGGTCTCGCTGATCCCGCCGGCAGTCGCGCAGCGGTTCGGAGTCGAGTCGGGTCTCTTCGTCGAATCGGTGGTGCGAGGAGGCCCGGTTGCGACCGCAGGGATCCAGGCCGGTGACATCATCACGCGCATCGACGGGCAGCCGGCGATCAACAGCGACGTGATCACCCGGGTGACGCTGGCCAAGAGGATCGGCGACGTGGTCGACGTCACGTACGTGCGGAACGGTACCGAGGCGCAGACCCAGGTGACGCTGGGCACGCCGCCAACCACTGGTTGA